Genomic DNA from Coffea arabica cultivar ET-39 chromosome 7e, Coffea Arabica ET-39 HiFi, whole genome shotgun sequence:
CAACTGGAACTTGTATTTGAACTGATCAAGAACGATAGATGGAATAGAGTGCTTGTCTTCAAAACATTTAATGCCTAAGATGCTGAGAGAATCCTGAGCATACCAATAAGTATGACAGGAATAGAGGACAGCTTCTATTGGATGGATTCTCAAAATGGAAAATACACGGTCCAATTTGGATACAAGGCTTggatgaagaaaaaagaaatggagAGGTTAAGAAGGAGGGAGGAAGCCGGAACAAGCTATGAAGAAACCACTCCTAAGACTTGGAACTCACTGTGGCAGGAAAATGTAAGTTAGAAACTGAAGGTGTTCGTTTGGAAATGCCTGCATGGTGGACTCCCAATCAGAGAGGCAATCTATACTAGAACAAGACAAGGGAACCCCATATGTGCTGGATGTggagaaaaggaagaaacaatTGAACACATGCTACTCCAATGCAACAAGggaaggaaatctggaaaatggcacCAGTGCAGTGGGATGGAATAGAATATCTGTCAGACTGCTTTAACAAATAGTGGTCAGCAATTCAGGAAACTCAAGATAGAAGAGGAGTGGAGGACCAGGTCAATCTCACCATCAATATACTCTGGCAGATATGGAAAGCTAGGAATGACAGAGAGTTTAACCATAAGGAGAAGGAGCCTTTTAAGATAATAGAGAAGGCTCTAAGGGAATGGACAGAATTTGATTAAGTTAACAAAGGAAAGGATTCAAGAAAGAGCACTCAAGAAACAGAACTACAGCAAAGGACTGATCACGATCAAAATGAGAGTCACTCTGGACTGACTTTAAAGATCCACACTCATCAGGATAAAGGACAAGCAGCAATGGGAATTGGAATCTCAGCTACAGACAACTTGGGAAGAATGCAAGTAGCCTGGGCACTTAGAGAATGTTCATCAGGCGACATATTACAAGACCAAACTATTGCAGTTACATTAGCTCTACTGAAAGTTGGAAGCCAAGGCTGGAGGAACATCAAAGTGGAACTGGACAACCGTAAGCTGGTAGAAGCCATACAGGAATCAAGGTACAACAATCAGCTGATGGCTACCTTAATAGAGGACATTAGATCCATTTGTACTTTGTTTCATCAGTGCTCTATCTTTTTTGCCAATTCTAGGAAATTAGAATGTATTAAGTTGAGCATTCATGCTCTAAACATCTGGTTAGATAAAGAATGGGTGAATCCCAATCTTAGATGCTAGGCATCAGTGAATCTTGAAGGACAGTTTCTCCCTTTTGATTGGACCTTTGTCCAAATATTGTAAAGATTAcggtaatatatatatatataaagctaACGTTTCGACCAAAAAAAATACTTGATTTTGCATCCTCGATCATTCCCTTATCATCCACAATAAATAAAATTGTAAATATCTACATAGGATCCATATAAAAGTATAATATAGACATCTATTCATTTAAGCATCTTGATGTGAAAAGGATCACAATTAAGctcttaaaaaataataaaataaaaaattggaaaaaaagagTTTCACGCGATTCTAGCGCACTTCCCACATGCATTGCACATGCATCGTTGCTACCTATACTCTAATGTCCCTCTCGACTgtgaattattttttattagtaGACAATatcttttgtgtttttttttcttttcctttccaaaATTCCATTTAAGTTAAGAGTTTGATCCTCTTACCTATGTGCTTAGGTAGGGAAAGATATAAGGGGTGCAAGTTGCAACTTCAATTAGGTCATTCTTTCAAGAAGAAGGCTCCATTGTtatcctttccctttttttttaatggccTGCCATCTCTTTCCATACCCTTTCTATCCTTAACTGTTAGGTACTATGTATTTGAATTATGAATTTGACAATAGGGAAAATTCTAACAGTTTTCCTTTGACCACTGGATCTAAGTTCTTCATACACATAGATCATCTTGTGTGCTTTACGTGAAGCAATATCAAGTCTAATAGAGTTACCGTTCCTCTAAGCTTGTTCTACTAAATTTCTCCACGCTTGAATTGTCTGCTTTCGAGCAGACTAAGCCAGCCATAGATGGTTAACCTTGACAGGTCAGTGGGGTGTCACTAAcattttttatcttcttttagATCTAATTGATTATGATGATTTGGTGATACTATTAAACCTAAGTTAATTACCTATCATTAAGCTACTACAATTCCTCAAAATCTATTTACTATAAGATCTAGGTGCATTCTTTAATTACTTGGTATAGATGTTGTTGCAACAAAAATACATACTCgggcaaaagtttttttttcataaattaATACATAGCATGAGGAATCACATGACACTCAATTATAATTGCTTTTTAGATTACTTATGCCCAAAAAAGATGAATATTTTTGGGGCTCAAAGTGTTAATTCTTGTGTtataaacaacaaaacaaatgTGGTTTAGACTGTAGTATATCATTAGTTCCACTGAATTTAAGGATCAAACAAATAATGGAATCATACCCTAGGCACATGCCTCAACAACTCAAGTTTATATAGTGCCAGTTTATACCAAGTAAGTACTACACTTTATCATATCACTCTTGATAGAGtgagattattttgtattaTATTTGTAGTG
This window encodes:
- the LOC140011276 gene encoding uncharacterized protein, coding for MTGIEDSFYWMDSQNGKYTVQFGYKAWMKKKEMERLRRREEAGTSYEETTPKTWNSLWQENDKGQAAMGIGISATDNLGRMQVAWALRECSSGDILQDQTIAVTLALLKVGSQGWRNIKVELDNRKLVEAIQESRKLECIKLSIHALNIWLDKEWLDNKIRENLFFVNHPIRTSIAPLHWTKPPVGFLKANFDGVVFSEYGYSGVGVVVRDERGNFVAGTSHKISGIFSPEVIEAYAARTAISLLLQWKVPNIILEGDSLKIVNMLKLMESDDSAYGVLLDDIFVRL